From a region of the Zingiber officinale cultivar Zhangliang chromosome 4B, Zo_v1.1, whole genome shotgun sequence genome:
- the LOC121977905 gene encoding uncharacterized protein LOC121977905 translates to MGLLSWWRGKGATAPPTSSPANVDAEMAQEVPGMNGAVEARRPMDVTVFEFGSVAASGDRITLAGYCPVSEELEPCRWEIIPAAGPDAPQFRIVF, encoded by the coding sequence ATGGGGTTGCTATCGTGGTGGAGGGGAAAAGGCGCGACGGCACCGCCTACTTCTTCGCCGGCGAACGTCGATGCCGAGATGGCGCAGGAGGTCCCCGGTATGAACGGTGCGGTCGAGGCGCGGCGCCCGATGGACGTGACGGTCTTCGAGTTTGGATCCGTCGCCGCGTCCGGCGACAGGATTACGCTCGCCGGGTACTGCCCGGTGTCCGAAGAGCTCGAGCCGTGCCGGTGGGAGATCATCCCTGCCGCCGGGCCGGATGCACCTCAGTTCCGTATCGTCTTTTAA
- the LOC121976313 gene encoding frataxin, mitochondrial, translated as MSLRVARRLLLERVPRRAPPTSTRLAASVAPSIAAVDGFSPPTPRCPLGLLRQYRLFFSTQPSVLDQAQNPAVVDPRSLLPEEEFHRLADETIHDLLEKFEEYGDAVQLDGYEIDYGNHVLTLNLGTFGTYVINKQTPNRQIWLSSPVSGPSRFDWDATANTWVYKRTKANLLQLLEEEVGKLCGKPITLC; from the exons atgtCGTTGCGCGTCGCTCGCAGGCTGCTTCTCGAACGCGTGCCGAGAAGGGCTCCGCCGACGTCGACTCGGCTTGCCGCCTCCGTAGCGCCCTCTATCGCTGCCGTCGATGGTTTCTCTCCGCCTACGCCTCGCTGCCCTCTCGGACTCCTTCGCCAATATAGGCTTTTCTTCTCCACTCAGCCTTCGGTTCTCGATCAGGCGCAGAATCCGGCCGTCGTTGACCCCCG ATCCCTCTTGCCTGAGGAGGAGTTCCATAGACTAGCAGATGAAACAATACATGATTTACTAGAGAAGTTTGAG GAATATGGTGATGCCGTACAACTCGATGGCTATGAAATCGACTACGGG AATCATGTTTTAACCTTAAATTTGGGGACTTTTGGCACCTATGTGATAAACAAGCAAACTCCAAACAGACAGATCTGGTTATCTTCACCAGTAAG TGGTCCTTCAAGATTCGACTGGGATGCAACCGCAAACACTTGGGTGTACAAGAGGACAAAAGCTAACCTATTGCAGCTTCTCGAAGAAGAAGTCGGGAAACTTTGCGGCAAACCTATCACTCTTTGCTGA
- the LOC121976314 gene encoding universal stress protein PHOS32-like yields MNPQKIRQETDRQVPPASAAAEAVAAAIAQAAIQPCSPRFFFSSAAAANPSVGSYRRIAIPVDLSDESAYAVKWAVQNYLRPGDAVILLHVCTTSVLYGADWGAIDVSVVADAAAARGDGAGSEESKRRLEENLEAFTIAKAQEIAKPLVEAQIPYKIHIVKDHDMKERLCLEVERLGLSAVIMGSRGFGAARRSDKGGLGSFSDYCVHHCICPVVVVRYPDEEAGVSTAIDNEAPPEIAAKFLKLNQSAEEDKLSDSPSKHKEWRE; encoded by the exons ATGAATCCCCAGAAGATCAGGCAGGAGACCGATCGGCAGGTGCCTCCGGCGTCTGCGGCAGCGGAGGCGGTGGCTGCGGCGATCGCTCAGGCAGCTATCCAGCCCTGCTCCCCTCGATTTTTCTTCTCCTCCGCGGCCGCAGCCAACCCCTCCGTCGGATCCTACCGTCGGATCGCGATTCCCGTCGATCTTAGCGACGAGAGCGCCTACGCCGTGAAGTGGGCCGTCCAGAACTACCTTCGTCCCGGGGATGCCGTTATCCTCCTCCACGTATGCACCACCTCCGTGTTATATGGCGCCGACTGGGGCGCCATCGACGTTTCTGTTGTCGCCGATGCTGCCGCCGCCCGAGGGGATGGCGCCGGGTCCGAGGAGTCGAAGCGTAGGTTGGAGGAGAACTTGGAGGCCTTTACGATCGCGAAAGCCCAGGAGATCGCCAAGCCACTCGTGGAGGCGCAGATCCCGTACAAGATCCACATTGTGAAGGATCACGACATGAAGGAGAGGCTTTGCTTGGAGGTGGAAAGGCTTGGGCTTAGTGCGGTGATCATGGGCAGCAGGGGCTTCGGAGCTGCGCGAAGGTCTGACAAGGGAGGGCTTGGAAGCTTCAGCGACTATTGCGTTCACCATTGCATATGCCCTGTAGTGGTGGTGCGTTATCCTGATGAAGAAGCTGGCGTCTCCACTGCCATCGACAATGAAGCTCCTCCGGAGATCGCAGCGAAGTTTCTGAAATTGAATCAATCGGCTGAAGAGGATAAATTATCTGATTCACCTTCTAAGCACAAAG AGTGGCGAGAATAG
- the LOC121976315 gene encoding E3 ubiquitin-protein ligase CSU1 — MPQRHSKNNNDLAFFTYEEKRKLGYGTQRERLGKDSIKPFDACCLCLKPLIDPLCCQKGHLFCKECILECLLAQKKDIKRKLAAHAIQQKQEKDEEEEKQTLQKARELDAFDQQNHGAVPQYNDRSQSRDRNGFHGANSVKVTSYEEEAMRNMKAFWLPSATPEAPVKVEAPTTDTTCPEGKEKLRLKQLFPISFTEESNRESKKSKALESSYVCPSCKVTLTNTLSLVAVSTCGHVFCKKCSDKFLAIDKACLVCNKECKVRNLICIEKGGTGFAGHDDHLEATDFKHLGSGSGLGLWKPASKT, encoded by the exons ATGCCTCAGCGTCACTCGAAGAACAACAACGATCTCGCTTTCTTTACGTACGAGGAGAAGCGGAAGCTCGGGTACGGCACGCAGCGGGAGCGGCTCGGCAAGGATTCCATCAAGCCTTTTGACGCCTGCTGCTTGTGTCTCAAGCCCCTCATCGATCCTCTTTGCTGCCAGAAGGGGCATCTCTTCTGCAAGGAGTGCATCCTCGAGTGCCTCCTGGCGCAGAAGAAGGACATCAAAAG AAAGCTAGCTGCTCATGCTATACAACAGAAACAAGAGAaagatgaggaagaggagaaacaaACGCTGCAAAAGGCTCGAGAACTCGATGCTTTCGACCAGCAAAACCATGGGGCTGTGCCACAGTACAATGACCGGAGTCAATCTCGTGACCGGAATGGGTTCCACGGAGCAAACAGTGTGAAGGTAACCTCATATGAAGAAGAGGCTATGCGCAACATGAAGGCTTTCTGGCTTCCATCCGCGACCCCTGAAGCCCCGGTCAAGGTGGAGGCTCCGACCACTGATACAACCTGCCCAGAAGGCAAGGAAAAGCTTAGGCTGAAACAACTCTTTCCAATCTCCTTCACGGAAGAAAGTAACCGCGAGAGCAAGAAATCCAAGGCTTTGGAAAGCAGTTACGTATGCCCGAGCTGCAAGGTCACCCTCACCAACACTCTGTCACTTGTAGCTGTCAGCACCTGCGGTCACGTCTTCTGCAAAAAGTGCTCCGATAAGTTCCTAGCCATCGACAAGGCCTGCTTAGTCTGCAACAAGGAGTGCAAGGTGAGGAACCTAATTTGCATAGAGAAAGGAGGGACAGGTTTCGCCGGGCATGATGATCACTTGGAGGCGACCGATTTCAAACACTTGGGCAGTGGTTCTGGGTTGGGACTCTGGAAACCAGCCTCGAAAACTTAA
- the LOC121976317 gene encoding uncharacterized protein LOC121976317 produces the protein MGSTGAMEEAAGGGMAAVLDFDILCATVALQTRGLSAEKRRLEEEGEEAGDEEIGAELAGVQRMWEGDIVDCFDDRRIAIETACCPCYRFGKNMRRASLGSCFLQATVYLIFVAGALFNFIAFGITHQHRFLYLGVSCCISTGLYLGVFRARLKKQFNIKGNGTLLDDCLNHLICPCCTLCQESRTLEMNNVQNGVWHGRGDTICLARGGEGSTTFIALRQPPLLAIRSPGHSSMERTTDDNQHSWSLDTSQSKPLVSVDQFNIVSSRD, from the exons atgggATCGACGGGAGCGATGGAGGAGGCGGCAGGAGGCGGCATGGCGGCGGTGCTCGATTTCGACATCCTCTGCGCCACCGTGGCTCTCCAGACGAGGGGGCTTTCGGCGGAGAAGCGTCGCCtggaggaggagggagaagaAGCGGGGGATGAGGAGATCGGGGCGGAGCTCGCCGGCGTGCAGCGGATGTGGGAGGGTGACATCGTCGACTGCTTCGACGACCGAAGGATCGCCATCGAAACCGCATG TTGCCCGTGCTATAGATTTGGTAAGAACATGAGAAGGGCAAGCTTGGGATCTTGTTTTCTTCAG GCAACTGTATATTTGATCTTTGTAGCTGGTGCCTTGTTCAATTTCATTGCTTTCGGTATCACCCACCAGCACCGATTCTTGTATCTGGGAGTTTCATGTTGCATCTCTACAGGATTGTATTTAGGGGTTTTCCGCGCTAGACTGAAGAAACAGTTTAATATAAAG GGGAACGGGACTCTATTGGACGATTGTCTAAACCATCTTATTTGCCCTTGTTGCACATTATGCCAG GAATCGAGGACATTAGAAATGAACAACGTCCAAAACGGTGTATGGCATGGCCGGGGCGACACTATATGCTTAGCCAGAGGAGGTGAAGGAAGCACAACATTCATAGCTCTCCGCCAGCCTCCATTGCTCGCAATCAGATCTCCCGGTCATTCCAGCATGGAAAGAACAACAGATGACAACCAACACTCATGGAGTCTAGATACAAGCCAATCGAAACCACTAGTTTCCGTAGATCAATTTAACATAGTGTCATCAAGAGACTGA
- the LOC121976316 gene encoding transmembrane protein 184C-like: MFPQFDLATMDRGTLTLLGAACCVMLTMHFTVQLLSQHLFYWKNPKEQKAIIIIILMAPLYAIDSFVGLLDVQGSKAFFTFLDSVKECYEALVIAKFMALMYSYLNISLSKNIVPDEIKGREIHHSFPVSLFMPHTVRLEHSTLTLLKYWTWQFVVIRPVLSILMIVLQLLGMYTTWISWSFTIILNISVSMALYALVLFYHVFAKELAPHNPLAKFMCIKGIVFFCFWQGVVLEVLTAVGVIQSNHFWLDVEHIQEAIQNVLVILEMVFFSVVQQYAYSVAPYSGKDTAKAKKND, translated from the exons ATGTTTCCACAGTTTGATTTGGCGACGATGGATCGAGGAACCCTCACATTGCTAGGGGCAGCATGCTGTGTGATGCTCACCATGCATTTTACTGTACAATTGTTATCTCAGCATCTATTTTACTGGAAAaacccaaaggaacaaaaggctATTATCATCATCATTCTTATGGCTCCTTTGTATGCTATCGACTCCTTTGTCGGTCTGTTAGATGTTCAGGGAAGTAAGGCTTTCTTCACTTTTTTGGACTCTGTTAAAGAATGCTACGAAGCTTTg GTGATTGCTAAGTTCATGGCCTTGATGTATAGTTATTTGAACATTTCTCTTAGTAAGAACATAGTTCCGGATGAAATTAAAGGGCGGGAGATTCATCATTCATTCCCTGTATCTCTTTTTATG CCTCATACCGTTCGTTTAGAGCATAGTACATTGACGCTTCTCAAGTACTGGACATGGCAGTTTGTTGTAATTCGGCCGGTCTTATCCATCCTAATGATTGTACTTCAACTTCTCGGAATGTACACTACTTGGATAAGCTGGAGCTTTACTATTATACTGAACATTTCGGTTTCCATGGCATTGTATGCTCTGGTGCTTTTCTACCATGTGTTTGCTAAGGAGTTGGCACCACACAATCCTCTGGCAAAGTTCATGTGCATCAAAGGAATCGTCTTCTTTTGCTTCTGGCAG GGAGTTGTACTTGAAGTCTTAACTGCTGTAGGAGTGATTCAATCTAATCATTTCTGGCTGGATGTAGAACATATCCAGGAAGCCATACAAAATGTTTTGGTCATTCTCGAAATGGTTTTCTTCTCGGTCGTCCAACAATATGCTTACAGTGTTGCTCCTTATTCCGGCAAAGACACTGCAAAGGCCAAAAAGAACGATTGA
- the LOC121977906 gene encoding GDP-mannose 4,6 dehydratase 1-like, protein MATLEFAGDKNGAHTEEERSLEAVPRSMSGERQKVALVTGITGQDGSYLTEFLLGKGYEVHGLIRRSSNFNTARLDHLYVDPHIAAKARMKLHYADLSDASSVRRWVETLLPDEVYNLAAQSHVAVSFEIPDYTGDVVATGALRLLEAVRSSSRPARYYQAGSSEMFGSTPPPQSETTPFHPRSPYAAAKVAAHWYTVNYREAYGLFACNGILFNHESPRRGENFVTRKITRALGRIRLGLQTKLYLGNLSASRDWGFAGDYVEAMWLMLQQDQPGDYVVATDESHTVEEFLQAAFGYVGLDWKDHVVIDPRYFRPAEVDSLKGDSTKARQALGWKPKVGFHELVKMMVDHDLEIAKKEKVLADAGYIDSQQQP, encoded by the coding sequence ATGGCGACCCTCGAATTCGCCGGCGACAAAAATGGGGCGCACACGGAGGAGGAGCGTTCGCTGGAGGCGGTGCCGCGGTCGATGTCCGGCGAGCGGCAGAAAGTGGCGCTGGTCACCGGCATCACCGGCCAGGATGGGTCGTACCTGACTGAGTTCCTACTCGGGAAGGGGTACGAGGTGCACGGACTCATCCGGCGGTCGTCGAACTTCAACACCGCCCGCCTCGACCACCTCTACGTCGACCCTCACATCGCCGCCAAGGCGCGGATGAAGCTTCACTACGCGGACCTGTCCGACGCGTCCTCTGTCCGCCGTTGGGTGGAAACCCTACTTCCTGACGAGGTCTACAACCTCGCCGCGCAGTCACACGTCGCCGTGTCGTTCGAGATCCCCGATTACACTGGTGACGTCGTCGCCACCGGCGCGCTCCGACTCCTCGAGGCCGTCCGCTCGTCCTCCCGCCCTGCTCGCTACTACCAGGCCGGTTCCTCTGAGATGTTCGGATCCACCCCGCCGCCACAGTCCGAGACCACCCCCTTCCACCCCCGCTCGCCCTATGCCGCCGCCAAGGTCGCCGCCCACTGGTACACCGTCAACTACCGCGAGGCCTACGGTCTCTTCGCCTGCAACGGGATCCTCTTCAACCACGAGAGTCCCCGCCGCGGTGAGAACTTCGTGACCCGCAAGATCACCCGTGCCCTAGGCCGCATCCGCCTGGGGCTCCAGACCAAGCTCTACCTGGGCAACCTCTCCGCCTCCCGCGATTGGGGCTTCGCCGGCGACTACGTCGAGGCAATGTGGTTGATGCTCCAGCAGGACCAGCCCGGCGACTACGTCGTCGCCACAGATGAGTCCCACACCGTCGAGGAGTTCCTCCAGGCCGCCTTCGGCTACGTCGGACTAGACTGGAAGGACCACGTCGTTATCGACCCCCGCTACTTCCGCCCCGCCGAGGTCGACAGCCTTAAGGGCGACTCCACCAAGGCCCGGCAGGCACTCGGCTGGAAGCCCAAGGTCGGATTCCACGAGCTCGTCAAAATGATGGTGGATCACGACCTCGAGATcgcaaagaaggaaaaagtccTCGCCGATGCCGGATACATCGATTCCCAGCAGCAACCCTAG